A region from the Drosophila takahashii strain IR98-3 E-12201 chromosome 2L, DtakHiC1v2, whole genome shotgun sequence genome encodes:
- the LOC108066973 gene encoding uncharacterized protein, which yields MAFLLFRLALVAGAVYGTQELGIWESADHTQELLEEAKREMSPLTEDLMNRFCCWRCEKCDPDVEVKPWQESMVDAWNETVKKTFNALGVQVPLYYNRFSEDFQQSIDDLVNSNEAIPS from the exons ATGGCTTTCCTTCTTTTCCGATTGGCTCTGGTGGCCGGTGCGGTTTATGGCACCCAGGAGCTGGGGATTTGGGAGAGTGCCGACCACACTCAGGAGCTCCTCGAAGAGGCCAAACGCGAGATGAGTCCCCTCACCGAGGACCTGATGAACCGATTCTGCTGCTGGCGGTGCGAGAAGTGCGACCCCGACGTGGAGGTCAAGCCGTGGCAGGAGTCCATGGTGGATGCCTGGAACGAGACGGTCAAGAAGACCTTCAACGCTTTGGGGGTCCAGGTGCCCTTGTACTACAACCGCTTCTCGGAGGATTTTCAGCAGAGCATCGATGACCTGGTGAACAGCAATGAAGCAATACCCAG CTGA
- the LOC108066977 gene encoding uncharacterized protein, with protein sequence MNDIIMDKNYKISERDLDIRLDLEFVDSLLKDLRLEVEPQARGVILDLAYTLARDKLVEAKRFANLANRTNVSVEDLEMTILERTDELKRRPAQQPLKFLPPNQASLPSPTSSRGLLLPTWRHCQVGMMAELKDPEPAQANPRIGVAPAPTVPGRNNPSSSGIPPKGSAIPGCPPLLYMARPGGPNTSTVSPAVVSKPVVRPSANPCSTSGIASGRPGMALKPGSSSVAAAVAPRSIPPAMKRARMQK encoded by the exons ATGAACGATATAATAATGGACAAGAATTACAAAATAAGCGAACGCGACTTGGATATCCGTTTGGATCTGGAGTTCGTGGACAGTCTGCTGAAGGACCTTCGACTGGAGGTGGAGCCACAGGCTCGTGGCGTAATCCTTGATCTGGCTTACA CTTTGGCTAGGGACAAACTGGTCGAGGCGAAGCGCTTCGCCAATCTGGCCAACCGCACCAACGTGAGTGTCGAGGATCTGGAGATGACGATCCTGGAGCGGACCGACGAGCTGAAGAGGAGGCCCGCCCAGCAGCCGCTGAAGTTCCTGCCGCCCAACCAGGCATCGCTGCCCTCGCCGACTTCGAGCCGGGGCCTATTGCTGCCCACCTGGCGCCACTGTCAGGTGGGCATGATGGCCGAACTGAAGGACCCCGAACCGGCCCAAGCGAATCCCAGAATCGGAGTGGCACCGGCTCCCACCGTTCCGGGTCGTAATAACCCCAGCTCCAGTGGAATTCCACCCAAGGGATCTGCGATTCCGGGCTGTCCCCCGCTACTTTACATGGCACGTCCCGGTGGGCCGAACACCTCTACCGTCTCACCTGCTGTGGTCTCAAAACCCGTGGTTCGACCCAGCGCTAATCCTTGTTCAACTTCCGGGATCGCCAGCGGAAGACCTGGGATGGCACTTAAGCCAGGCTCTTCTTCggttgccgctgctgttgctccaAGAAGCATTCCACCGGCCATGAAAAGGGCACGCATGCAGAAATAG
- the LOC108066972 gene encoding uncharacterized protein, with protein MMLLYPRRFSGNPLIMGLVMLALISGDAHAKWRFKFKIFGGGKTPSLPHSSPSHSAPSLPSMPSLPSLPDNLRMSYGGGYQSLFSTPAWPIGWNVPGKQQRPPPGFSDWNPLGGTPTNIYARPPAFNPYFKSGATPETSKKSLFKEGGSSSSSGFDYGGIIPGLESRDRKNSTDDNGSSTGLGLGTGLITGSLGGALLGHALTPTLNREVYNKIISIPTASEKELGKTLKNIEGNGTQSANSSWHTSTQNRDEERSEGSDNKIISIAATSEEELDNSWLPVSSAATRTHGPIKTTITHPDDPSKSVEVEYWACFGPDDLNLAEQIFGSISLISILAMALLVSFCLN; from the exons ATGATGTTGCTCTATCCGAGGCGTTTCAGTGGCAATCCATTGATAATGGGGCTCGTAATGTTGGCTCTAATCTCCGGGGACGCTCATGCCAAGTGGAGgttcaagtttaaaatttttggggGCGGCAAGACTCCATCGCTTCCCCACTCATCCCCATCCCATTCGGCGCCCTCACTCCCCTCGATGCCATCTTTACCTTCCCTTCCGGATAATCTGAGGATGAGCTATGGAGGTGGCTACCAATCGCTGTTTTCAACACCCGCCTGGCCAATTGGCTGGAATGTCCCTGGGAAGCAACAAAGGCCGCCGCCGGGATTTTCCGACTGGAATCCTCTGGGTGGAACTCCCACGAACATATACGCACGTCCCCCAGCCTTTAATCCGTATTTCAAGTCAGGAGCCACACCAGAGACCAGTAAGAAATCACTTTTCAAAGAAGGTGGAAGTTCCAGTTCAAGTGGTTTCGACTATGGAGGTATAATTCCCGGCTTGGAATCCAGGGATCGCAAAAACTCCACCGATGATAACGGATCTTCCACTGGATTGGGATTAG GAACGGGTCTCATTACTGGATCATTGGGTGGTGCCCTACTGGGTCACGCCCTCACTCCCACCCTTAACCGCGAAGTGTATAACAAGATAATCAGTATTCCCACCGCCAGTGAGAAAGAATTGGGGAAAACgctgaaaaatattgaaggAAACGGAACCCAATCAGCGAATTCTTCTTGGCACACTTCCACCCAAAACCGCGATGAGGAGCGTTCTGAAGGTAGTGATAACAAGATAATCAGTATTGCAGCCACCAGTGAGGAGGAATTGGATAATTCTTGGCTACCAGTTTCTAGTGCAGCTACTAGAACTCATGGCCCTATTAAAACCACTATAACTCATCCGGATGATCCCTCCAAGTCGGTGGAGGTGGAATATTGGGCCTGCTTTGGTCCAGACGACTTGAATCTGGCAGAGCAGATTTTCGGAAGCATAAGCCTCATTTCCATCCTGGCAATGGCACTGCTGGTGTCCTTCTGTCTTAACTAA
- the LOC108066971 gene encoding uncharacterized protein, protein MSRAQRRLNGILIVAVIVLTIVSVDALGKSRSSSSSSGSSRSSSGSSLSSRSSSSSSSSSSSKSGGWFSSRSQPRQSSKDSSNLVPLDSSKKKPGRKSQIKKSRLLPLTFGSSSWSSSENEDYDDNGDNGDFDAWEDSSYQFNEDTNADGVKFVLTFIFIMFLVAIVITICWYTPKELWCEQW, encoded by the coding sequence ATGTCCCGAGCTCAAAGACGGCTGAATGGTATCCTGATTGTAGCTGTGATCGTCCTGACGATAGTTTCCGTGGATGCGCTGGGAAAGTCTAGAAGCAGCAGTAGTAGTAGTGGTAGCTCTCGCTCAAGCTCCGGTTCAAGTTTAAGTTCCCgttccagttccagttccagttccagttcAAGTTCAAAATCCGGCGGATGGTTCTCATCGCGCTCTCAACCACGCCAATCCTCTAAAGATTCCTCCAATTTGGTCCCCTTAGATTCGTCCAAAAAAAAGCCAGGTCGCAAATCGCAAATCAAGAAATCTCGTCTCTTACCTTTGACATTCGGAAGTAGCTCTTGGTCGAGCTCCGAGAACGAGGACTACGATGACAACGGTGACAACGGTGACTTTGATGCCTGGGAGGATTCCTCTTACCAATTCAATGAAGATACCAATGCTGACGGAGTAAAATTTGTCTTaacctttatttttataatgtttttgGTCGCAATTGTTATAACAATATGTTGGTATACACCCAAAGAATTGTGGTGCGAACAATGGTAA
- the LOC138914162 gene encoding zinc finger CCHC domain-containing protein 10-like — protein MGRMSRLLRRLNVILIVVVILLAIIPEGVLGMPTDSIRTRRSSSSSSSSSSSSSSGLGSSSSSSSSSSSSSSSGSGSSSSSSSSSSSSSSSGFGSNSNSNSNSNSNSNSNSGPSFEEWLRKHFKDFS, from the coding sequence AATGTCCCGACTTCTACGGCGCCTGAATGTCATTCTGATTGTGGTGGTTATCCTCTTGGCGATAATCCCCGAAGGTGTCCTGGGAATGCCCACAGACTCTATCCGAACACGTCGTagttccagttccagttccagcTCTAGCTCCAGCTCCAGTTCCGGATTAGGTTCCAGTTCAAGTTCAagttccagttccagttcAAGTTCCAGTTCCGGGTCCGGTTCAAGTTCCAGTTCCAGCTCGAGTTCGAGTTCGAGTTCTAGTTCTGGTTTTGGTTCTAATTCGAATTCGAATtctaattcaaattcaaattcgaaTTCTAATTCTGGTCCTAGTTTTGAGGAATGGTTGAGGAAGCATTTCAaagatttttcttaa